The stretch of DNA AGAAACCAGGGCTTGTTTTTCTTTTCGGTTTTATCGATATAATCGATGGCAGCGTCTGCTAGTTGATAGGTGAAGTACTTTTCATCAGGTTCATCAGCAGCTTCACAGGCGGTGCCGAGGGCTTCAAAACTATATTTTCCACGACCAGCTTGGTTTTCTGGGAGGTGGTAGTCACGCATTGAAGGACTGGTTATTAATGGACTATCTTTAAAGTCCCAAGAACTTCTGTAGTCATTGCGTTCATGGTATACCTTGCCAATACTTATCGTGGTGTAACCATTTTTTTGAAATATACCTGCGAGGTCAAGCACACCACCAGATTCTTTGTAGGCTTTTGCATTATATGAAATGAAGCGATCTTTTGTTGGGCGCAAGCCTGTCATGACACTTGCTCGCGAGGCACCACAAACGGGTACATTGCAGTAGGCTTTTGAAAAGAGAGTACCTTCCGAAGCAAGTCGATCAATATTAGGTGAAAGGACTTGTTTGTTTCCATAGCAGCCGAGTTCGGGACGTAAGTCATCGACAATGATGAAGAGTACATTGTTTTTTTCAGATGCAAATAATGATAAGCTCAATGTGCATAAGACTAACGAGAAATATTGTAGTTTCTTAGTAAACATAATTAGGTTCCTTATTTTTTTCTTTTTGAGTGTGCTTTAACGCTTAGTTCCGCTTGCATGCCAGCGTCATTTTGATGCTTCATCCATTGGTCGAGTTTTTGGCTGAGTCGAGATTGTGTAGATCTGTATTCTTTTTTATTTGCGAGATTTTTGAGTTCCCATGGGTCTTTTTGTAAGTCGTAAAGTTCCTCAGCAGGACGATTAAGGATGAGCTTATGTCTTGCTGCCCAAAAACTATCAGATTGCCCCATTTTTTCCCAAGAAGTCATCCAGCCTCCACCATAGGCTTTATAATCCAAGTTATGTGTTGTGATATTACTAGATATTCCATCGGGATTGAGGTTGCGAATGTATTTGAATCTTTTGTCACGAACGGATCTAATGGGAAAGGGAAGTCCTGCCATAATCCCTCTATTGGTATGAGCCCCGAAAATATATTCACGATGTTTTATTTTTGATGCAGTGAGTGTTTGGAGGAAGCTTTGGCCATCAATATTTTGAATAGTTTTTCCCGTCGCAGCCTGATACATGCTGGGAAGGATGTCGATAAGATTAATCATAGCATTATTTTGAGTGCCAGGTTTTATTTTACCAGGCCAGCGAATAACCATAGGAACACGAAGTCCAATTTCATATAAGGTCCATTTTGCTAGTTTACCTGCGCCGTGATCGCTTAAAAATATAGTTATAGTGTTATCCGCTTTTCCAGATTCTTGAAGAATTTTTAAGTAGGAGCCAAAAGCTTTATCCATAGTTTCGATATCCGTGTAATAACCTTCACGTGTATTGCGAGTTTCATAGGTGTCGGGGAGGTATGGTGGGATGGGTATAAGTTGTGGATCAAAGCCACCGCTTTGGTGTGGAGCATGAGGGTCATTGGATGCAATAATAAGGCAAAATGGGTCCTCGCCATTAATGACTTCAGAT from Lentisphaera araneosa HTCC2155 encodes:
- a CDS encoding sulfatase family protein, whose amino-acid sequence is MIKLILSLLSIATFMLTAQTKPNILIFLADDHSTFDVGCYGNQVVRTPHIDKLAKEGMLFNKTFTSTAMCAPARSMLYTGLYPHNNGAHMNHGAVNKGVKSFGQYFKPHGYRVVLAGKGHIKPMSVFAMDRVQETVKDISEVINGEDPFCLIIASNDPHAPHQSGGFDPQLIPIPPYLPDTYETRNTREGYYTDIETMDKAFGSYLKILQESGKADNTITIFLSDHGAGKLAKWTLYEIGLRVPMVIRWPGKIKPGTQNNAMINLIDILPSMYQAATGKTIQNIDGQSFLQTLTASKIKHREYIFGAHTNRGIMAGLPFPIRSVRDKRFKYIRNLNPDGISSNITTHNLDYKAYGGGWMTSWEKMGQSDSFWAARHKLILNRPAEELYDLQKDPWELKNLANKKEYRSTQSRLSQKLDQWMKHQNDAGMQAELSVKAHSKRKK